In Epinephelus lanceolatus isolate andai-2023 chromosome 7, ASM4190304v1, whole genome shotgun sequence, the genomic stretch ACGCTAAAAGGCCTGTTGGCTCCACCAAAAGTAAGCTACTAAAAATGCTTCTGTGGGTTGTGTTAGTCTGGGTGCACGTGTGCATGTGTAGGTTTTCCACCTAATGTTTATATTTCTCTCCACTCCAACAGAAAATGATGCATCAAGTGACCAGCAGCAACAGTGACTATTGTATGAGTGGGCTGGCAGAGGACTGTCACCCAGCCAGCCACTTTGATTTATGTAGCACACAGTCCAACAAATTCTACCCCTCTCCGACAGCCCCTGGTTTGCAGCTGTCCCTTGCAGGCCTTGCCCCTTTGCCACAGGGCATGCACAAAGCCATGGTATGTCAAGTGCAAGACACCCAGAACGACTTCCAGCCTCAGACAGTGAGAATCAGGGGCAGTGAGGCTGCAGGGCCTGATGGCTCCAAGAAGAAGAAGGGCATAGTGAAGTCGGGGCGGAGAGGGAGGCCATCAGGGACCACAAAGTCAGCTGGTTACCGTACAAGTACTGGACGTCCACTCGGGACAACCCGAGCAGCTGGGTTCAAAACCAGCCCAGGGAGGCCCCTAGGCACCACCAAAGCAGCAGGATATAAGGTCAGCCCCGGCAGGCCCCCCGGCAGCATCAAGAGTCTAGCTCGGCTCAAGAAGCTGGAGTTTGGTTGCGACAGTGCCAAGAAACTTGACTTTAACAACTGCGGTGGTCCCAAGAAACTGGACTTCACTAGCTGTGATGTTCCACCTTTTCCATACGCCATGATGGAGAAAAGACCCCTGTGTGAGCCCGGTGGCAAGGTGGATGAAACCAGCGAATAGTTCTGTCTAGTGCTTCAAAAACATTTGAGTGCATGAAAAAGAAGATGCTTGATTTTTCTCAAAAGGAAGGAACTTTTTGCCATTTAGGAATGGCTCTGACTGAGTGTTtgtacagtgtttgacattgtctTCATCCTCTCATAATAAATGACTGACTTAGAAAGAAGTATGTTACTCCAGTTTGGCAGAGATGCATGCGTATGAACTAATCACACCAGATAGTATAGGCAAAACATGTATTTATCAGTTTGTGGTTCAAACCTCACTAGAGaatgaatcttttttttcatgctCAAGCATTTTGTTCCTCTGAGTTTCTGCTTTGACATTTCTATGTCCAGGTTCTTGTGACATTTTctacatttataaaaaaaacaactgcattttagtacaaacagccaatcaaatcaGCCTTTTCCTAAGCATAAATACGTGGATGTATAGTTGTCCTTTGTGTGTCGTCCAGttcaatatgtgtttttaattttgtgatATTATCCTGCATCATACCTACAACGGGAACACTgcgatacattttttttaattagctcAATCTGGTTAATCTCAGTGCATAATATCCTTTTTCAACACAGTATTTGTTATTTCAGCACTTTGTGAATTTTGATTATGTATTGTAACAGCCTGTTTAGTCCCCCAGACTCACTTGATAAGCACTTCCAGATTTACATGTATGTTATGCTGTTCagtaagggaaaaaaaacaacttcatgaaacagaaaaaaatgctttgtggTATATGTAATAAATGCTAATGTGCTGTATGTGaaaccaaaataaaagaaattgtCTTTTCCACTTAAATACAGTATTTCCTGTCAAATGAAAAGCCTGTAATTCCCCCTGTGGACACAAGAGGGCCCGTGTCTCCAGACAATAGTGACCACCTTATAATAATACCTTTATTTACCCCCCCTTTGAATGAAATGACGGCGCACTGATATACATGATGTTACTTTTTggatgtgatgtcacacagtgtgaTGGCAGAATTGGTTTAAAGGGGTAACAAAGGGATGTGTTTTCATGTAAACGCTAGACAGCTGATCTATCAGGGTGGCTGAATAAGTTACACCTTGGATCTAAGTAGTGTTTCCACCGGATCGTTCGCCCAAAATGTTAAAGAAATGAACCGCCCAATGATCTGAACCCACCCTGGTAGTtaaaaacgtgcacacagaggTAAGATCCTGTGCTGTCAAGTCCGTCTTTGTTTGATCTTCAAGGACTGGCCCGCTGCAGCGAGCCTATTGTGCGCTCTGAGTTTGTTTATGGATATGAATCAATTTGATCCACAGTGCGAGCACCAAATCCTTGTAAGTGTTATGTGAGGGCAACCTGGAAAGCGATCACTAGAGGTTTTTAATCAGAGCAACCCCTTGTTTTATGCGTGTTTACAGCCACAGTCTCCTTTATCTGAGCGCCTAGCGGCCTGTTTCCTCATGTCAGAGGGACTGAGTGTAGAAAGGCAATATGGCGCACGGAGTTTTGGTTTGACCGGAGAGGCCGTGTGCCTGTTAGCGCACCACAATCATGTTGTATCCTCGGTGTCTCTGCgccactctcacacacacaggcctgtcAGCAGAGTTCAGCTCAGAGACAATGGGCACAGACGCACATATAAACAGGCCGTCCATTCATTTGTGATTATTATGCCATAAAGCTGCTATTATATCGCTATTAGAAACTTCACCTGGATGTGCACGCGCGCACGTGCGTGTGTTGTGTACGTGCGTGCCTGTaagtgtgcgcgtgtgtgttaGGAGGGTGAGTGTCACGGCCCTATGCAGACGGGGGGTTGGGTAGCAGTGCCGATTGGTTGCTGCTCACCA encodes the following:
- the LOC117260651 gene encoding UPF0461 protein C5orf24 homolog, with the protein product MMHQVTSSNSDYCMSGLAEDCHPASHFDLCSTQSNKFYPSPTAPGLQLSLAGLAPLPQGMHKAMVCQVQDTQNDFQPQTVRIRGSEAAGPDGSKKKKGIVKSGRRGRPSGTTKSAGYRTSTGRPLGTTRAAGFKTSPGRPLGTTKAAGYKVSPGRPPGSIKSLARLKKLEFGCDSAKKLDFNNCGGPKKLDFTSCDVPPFPYAMMEKRPLCEPGGKVDETSE